In Desulfurellaceae bacterium, one DNA window encodes the following:
- a CDS encoding FAD-dependent monooxygenase, producing MSRTHAIVIGGSMAGLSAGRVLSQVYDRVTVIDRDTYPEGVGERSGVPHSRHVHALLARGRLELERLFPGFGNLAREGGAHEIDFGMDFATLRPYGWSQRRPDGLSLLFASRNLIESVVRGLFRRLPNVTLLEQTAVTSLNSATNGRRRVTGVTARSADGSGPTQLDADLVVDASGRASQAPAWLRALGLEPPQETVVNAFAGYSSRWFQAPSPERWPQEWWWKGIWIDLKEPEVLTAGVLFPVEHGRWIITLGGVAKEYPPTDEDGFMEALGSRLRSPILAEAARLAEPLSPVYGHRTMANRFRHYEQWHERLDGFIALGDAVCAFNPVYGQGMTTGTLSAVVLAECLERYGPDEPDLPQHFFRAQAKVQDNPWRLATGADFRFPLTEGSQSAGSRVLDPYMKALFATAIDDHVVRRRLSQVINMLEPPSAFFAPPIMGRVVLNAVRRRVGKHARTPIPDRPPTHAAGPSSHLSP from the coding sequence ATGAGCCGGACCCACGCGATTGTTATTGGCGGCAGCATGGCCGGCCTGAGCGCCGGCCGGGTCCTCAGCCAGGTCTACGACCGGGTCACCGTCATTGACCGTGACACCTACCCCGAAGGCGTGGGCGAGAGATCGGGCGTCCCACACAGCCGCCACGTCCATGCCCTGCTGGCCCGGGGACGGCTCGAACTGGAACGTCTGTTCCCAGGCTTTGGCAATCTGGCGCGTGAAGGCGGCGCGCACGAGATCGACTTTGGGATGGATTTTGCCACCCTGCGTCCATACGGCTGGAGTCAGCGCCGGCCAGACGGACTCAGTCTGCTGTTTGCCAGCCGCAATCTCATCGAATCCGTCGTCCGTGGCCTGTTTCGTCGGCTGCCGAACGTCACCCTCCTGGAACAGACTGCGGTGACCTCGCTGAACAGCGCCACCAATGGGCGCCGGCGGGTCACAGGCGTCACAGCCCGCTCGGCCGATGGAAGCGGTCCGACACAGCTGGACGCCGACCTCGTCGTTGACGCCAGCGGCCGGGCCTCTCAAGCGCCGGCGTGGCTCAGGGCCCTGGGTCTGGAGCCGCCCCAAGAGACGGTCGTCAACGCCTTTGCCGGCTATAGCTCGCGCTGGTTTCAAGCGCCCAGCCCCGAGCGCTGGCCTCAGGAATGGTGGTGGAAGGGTATCTGGATCGATCTGAAGGAACCCGAGGTGCTGACGGCCGGGGTGTTGTTTCCGGTCGAGCATGGACGCTGGATCATCACCCTGGGCGGGGTGGCCAAGGAGTATCCCCCGACCGATGAAGACGGCTTTATGGAAGCCCTGGGGAGCCGCCTGCGTTCCCCCATCCTGGCCGAAGCCGCGCGCCTGGCCGAGCCGCTTTCGCCGGTGTACGGCCATCGCACAATGGCCAACCGTTTTCGCCACTACGAGCAGTGGCACGAACGCCTGGACGGATTTATCGCCCTGGGTGACGCGGTGTGCGCCTTCAACCCCGTGTATGGCCAAGGCATGACAACCGGGACCTTATCCGCGGTCGTCCTGGCCGAGTGTCTCGAGCGCTACGGTCCTGACGAGCCTGATTTGCCGCAGCATTTTTTTCGTGCCCAGGCAAAAGTCCAGGACAATCCGTGGCGGCTGGCGACCGGGGCGGATTTTCGCTTCCCGTTAACCGAAGGCAGCCAGTCTGCCGGCTCGCGCGTACTCGACCCGTATATGAAGGCGCTGTTTGCCACGGCGATTGACGATCATGTCGTACGCCGTCGGCTCAGCCAAGTCATCAATATGCTCGAGCCCCCGTCGGCATTTTTTGCGCCGCCAATCATGGGCCGGGTGGTGCTGAACGCCGTCCGGCGGCGCGTGGGGAAACACGCCAGGACACCGATTCCAGACCGGCCGCCGACACACGCGGCTGGGCCGTCGTCCCACCTCAGTCCGTAG